The Nitrosomonas communis genome has a segment encoding these proteins:
- the groL gene encoding chaperonin GroEL (60 kDa chaperone family; promotes refolding of misfolded polypeptides especially under stressful conditions; forms two stacked rings of heptamers to form a barrel-shaped 14mer; ends can be capped by GroES; misfolded proteins enter the barrel where they are refolded when GroES binds) yields MPVKQILFPDSVYSKIVRGMDILVSAVRITLGPCGRNVILERPDGPPLVANSGVVVAKEIELEYKFENMGALMVREVASKTSSVAGDGTTTATILAQVIVHEGMKFVIAGMNPMDLKRGIDIAITAIVKALKEVSKPCSTRKEIAQVATISANADTEVGEIIAEAIEKIGKEGAITVEDGQSLQNELEIVEGMQFDQGYLSPYFINHPDQQKAELDDPYILLSEKKISNIHDLLPLLEQVSQANRPLLIIAEDVEGEALATLVINNIHGIVKSIAVKAPGLGDRRKAMLEDMAILTGGTVIAETTGLLLQKMTLQDLGQAKRVEVDKETTTLIGGMGKIEQIQSRIQQIRQQIEIASNGYDKEKSQERLAKLSGGVAVIKVGAATETGMKEKKSRIEDALRAAHAAVEEGIGPGGGVALLRARTAIRLLKGDNSEQDAGIQIVLRALEEPLRQIVTNAGGDPSIVLANVLKNTGNFGYNAASEEYGDLLEMGVLDPTKVTRCALQNAASIAGLILSANIMIAGLSEEAQAV; encoded by the coding sequence TTGCCGGTAAAGCAAATCCTGTTTCCGGATTCGGTATACAGTAAAATTGTCAGGGGCATGGATATTCTGGTCAGTGCAGTCAGGATCACACTAGGCCCGTGCGGCCGCAACGTCATTCTCGAGCGCCCTGATGGCCCACCTCTTGTTGCCAATTCTGGCGTGGTGGTGGCGAAGGAAATCGAGCTTGAATACAAATTTGAAAACATGGGTGCGCTCATGGTGAGAGAAGTGGCCAGTAAAACATCCAGTGTGGCTGGCGATGGGACTACCACTGCGACTATCCTGGCCCAGGTGATCGTGCATGAAGGGATGAAGTTTGTGATAGCAGGAATGAATCCAATGGATTTGAAGCGCGGCATCGACATAGCGATTACGGCTATAGTGAAAGCACTTAAGGAAGTATCCAAACCCTGCTCAACCCGAAAAGAAATTGCTCAGGTGGCGACAATATCTGCTAATGCAGATACTGAGGTCGGTGAAATTATTGCTGAAGCCATAGAGAAAATAGGCAAGGAAGGGGCCATTACGGTCGAAGATGGCCAGAGCCTGCAAAACGAATTGGAAATAGTAGAAGGAATGCAGTTTGATCAAGGTTACTTATCTCCCTACTTTATCAATCACCCAGACCAGCAGAAGGCAGAGCTGGATGATCCTTATATCCTTCTGTCTGAAAAGAAAATAAGCAATATCCATGACCTATTACCGTTACTGGAGCAAGTCTCCCAGGCTAATCGCCCATTACTGATCATTGCAGAGGATGTTGAGGGAGAGGCGTTGGCAACACTGGTGATCAATAATATTCACGGCATTGTTAAATCTATAGCTGTCAAAGCGCCGGGATTGGGTGACCGACGCAAGGCGATGCTGGAAGATATGGCCATTCTCACTGGCGGCACGGTAATCGCTGAGACAACCGGTCTTCTACTTCAAAAGATGACACTGCAAGATCTTGGACAGGCCAAGCGTGTCGAAGTGGATAAGGAAACGACTACTTTGATTGGCGGAATGGGAAAGATTGAACAGATTCAAAGTCGTATCCAACAAATTCGCCAACAGATTGAAATAGCTTCAAACGGTTACGATAAAGAAAAATCACAGGAACGTCTCGCCAAGCTTTCTGGCGGAGTGGCAGTCATCAAAGTTGGTGCCGCTACTGAAACGGGAATGAAAGAGAAAAAGAGCCGGATTGAAGATGCTTTGCGTGCGGCTCACGCTGCTGTGGAAGAGGGGATTGGACCAGGAGGAGGGGTTGCCTTATTACGAGCCAGAACAGCGATCAGGCTACTAAAAGGTGATAATTCTGAACAGGATGCTGGTATTCAGATTGTACTGCGGGCACTAGAAGAGCCTTTACGGCAGATCGTAACCAATGCGGGAGGTGATCCCTCTATCGTGCTGGCCAATGTATTGAAAAACACCGGTAACTTTGGTTATAACGCGGCCTCTGAGGAATATGGTGACCTTTTGGAAATGGGCGTTCTCGATCCCACCAAGGTGACACGTTGTGCCTTGCAGAATGCCGCTTCAATTGCCGGTCTGATTCTTAGTGCCAATATCATGATCGCTGGCTTATCTGAGGAGGCTCAAGCCGTATAA
- a CDS encoding diacylglycerol/lipid kinase family protein — protein MKNESAFLPKGTLITIPSPQKVLIIFNPISSAGNTETLAHEYGKFLAHHGMAVEVCESKKKMKSYLLLETAMTGHDLIVVVGGDGTVRKLLPLLSKTDTPVYMVPGGNESLFAHSYGMSANPEDLLRAITDGRCLEQFYGLISGNGIQGEKPFFIMASMGFDSLTIKQIGKRKGPISDSAYVWSGLNALVFLHHPIVTVHVDGQAVIDCQSGYVIVANSAAYARNLQLVPTASPSLKKLVLGFLPGAKRQHELIKALRMLQHKPAGFPLQYFSGESISLTLHRPSYPLQVDGDYFRNRDIEAGSTIKFNISQKPIKVLIHTDLPPCV, from the coding sequence GTGAAAAATGAAAGCGCATTTCTGCCAAAGGGAACACTGATTACCATTCCCTCTCCTCAAAAAGTATTAATTATTTTCAATCCTATTTCCAGTGCGGGCAATACAGAAACATTAGCCCATGAATATGGGAAATTTCTTGCTCATCATGGGATGGCGGTGGAGGTCTGCGAGTCAAAGAAAAAAATGAAATCTTACCTACTTCTCGAGACAGCCATGACAGGACATGATCTTATAGTAGTGGTCGGGGGTGATGGAACAGTCAGAAAACTCCTTCCTTTACTTAGTAAAACAGATACCCCCGTTTACATGGTTCCCGGTGGAAACGAATCCCTATTTGCCCATTCCTATGGAATGAGTGCAAACCCAGAGGATTTGCTGCGAGCGATAACGGATGGAAGATGTCTGGAGCAGTTTTATGGCCTGATCAGCGGCAATGGGATTCAGGGAGAAAAGCCATTCTTTATCATGGCTTCGATGGGTTTTGATTCGCTCACAATCAAGCAGATTGGCAAACGAAAAGGACCGATCAGTGATTCTGCTTATGTTTGGAGCGGACTTAACGCCCTGGTTTTTTTACACCACCCTATCGTGACAGTCCATGTTGATGGGCAAGCTGTCATTGATTGCCAATCAGGCTATGTCATAGTGGCTAATAGCGCAGCTTATGCAAGAAATTTACAACTTGTTCCTACTGCCAGCCCATCTTTAAAAAAGCTTGTCCTTGGTTTTTTACCTGGCGCAAAGCGTCAACATGAATTGATTAAAGCATTGCGTATGCTTCAACACAAGCCCGCAGGATTTCCTCTGCAATATTTTTCAGGAGAAAGCATATCCCTTACCTTACACAGACCCTCCTACCCTCTGCAGGTAGATGGCGATTATTTCCGCAACCGTGATATTGAAGCAGGAAGCACAATAAAATTCAATATCAGTCAAAAACCAATCAAAGTATTGATTCATACAGACCTGCCTCCATGCGTTTAG
- a CDS encoding patatin-like phospholipase family protein, with protein sequence MQHKYVLSLDGGGSHLLIQLSVLACLEEDSSSSTYNLFDMVAGSSSGGLIACLILGRTLTAKEIIHTVLQEKMLEKMMAEHRMSRLLNLLQIRPKYKGTPKSLVLKKALGNLRLSSLNKRILIPSFNLNRDQLEIFTNESQPDFLLSEVADACTAAPAYYPPVQMEDGSWRIDGGIGMNNPGLSVYLHAKRFWKEYDIKVLSIGSGWRSFAINGIKACGYGGVQWSAKGVASLILREKMIANVKITEEILGDRVLYINHYLKNYDMPGNMDSANNPVFQQKALEIGRMWYAQHREQIQQWLQI encoded by the coding sequence GTGCAACACAAATATGTTTTGAGTTTAGATGGAGGCGGTAGCCATTTGTTAATTCAACTTAGCGTATTAGCTTGTCTGGAAGAGGATAGCAGTTCTTCAACCTACAATTTATTTGACATGGTTGCTGGCTCATCATCCGGGGGACTGATTGCATGTTTAATTTTGGGCCGGACATTGACTGCCAAAGAGATAATCCATACTGTTCTACAAGAGAAAATGTTAGAAAAAATGATGGCAGAACATAGGATGAGCAGATTGCTAAATCTACTGCAAATTCGCCCCAAATATAAAGGCACACCCAAAAGCCTGGTATTAAAAAAGGCATTAGGAAACTTAAGGCTTTCATCACTTAACAAACGAATATTGATTCCCAGCTTCAACCTTAATCGGGATCAATTAGAAATTTTCACCAATGAGAGCCAGCCGGATTTTCTTCTTAGCGAGGTGGCAGATGCTTGCACGGCTGCACCAGCCTATTATCCTCCAGTACAAATGGAAGATGGAAGCTGGCGAATCGATGGAGGCATAGGTATGAATAATCCTGGCCTTAGTGTCTATCTTCATGCTAAAAGGTTTTGGAAGGAATACGATATAAAAGTACTTTCCATTGGATCAGGCTGGCGCAGTTTCGCTATAAATGGCATAAAAGCCTGTGGATATGGCGGAGTTCAATGGTCAGCAAAAGGAGTCGCTTCATTAATTCTTAGGGAAAAAATGATTGCCAATGTCAAAATTACTGAGGAGATATTGGGTGATCGTGTGTTATATATTAATCATTATCTAAAAAACTATGATATGCCAGGTAATATGGATTCTGCAAATAATCCAGTATTCCAGCAAAAGGCATTAGAAATTGGCAGAATGTGGTATGCGCAACATCGGGAACAGATTCAACAATGGTTGCAAATCTGA
- a CDS encoding glycosyltransferase family 4 protein — protein sequence MRLALITDAWHPQVNGVVTTLIELVRELEKLNHSVKIIHPNLFNTRPCPGYPGIDLAIRPKKQMAQILKALNPDVVHIATEGPLGWAARSLCLQSGWPFTSAFHTKFPEIFNASVKVPVSWGYALLRRFHQPSAGVMVPTQSVLSGLEKRGFQNLKPWTHGVDTDLFKYHHRSVFFPALGTIPRPVALFVGRISYEKNIEAFLEMDFRGSKIISGAGPLEKQLRQRFPEVYWLGILPRNELVTLYASADVFVFPSKADTFGLVLLEAMATGTPVACYPVDGPLEVIGNSGGGAMSNDLEDAVSKALQISREEARARAEAFSWYAAAKDFIDYLEPIR from the coding sequence ATGAGACTGGCCTTAATAACGGATGCATGGCACCCCCAAGTTAATGGTGTAGTAACCACTCTGATAGAGCTGGTTAGAGAGCTCGAAAAACTCAATCATAGTGTGAAAATCATTCACCCCAATCTTTTCAATACTCGTCCTTGCCCAGGTTATCCAGGAATTGATCTGGCGATTCGCCCCAAAAAGCAAATGGCGCAAATACTGAAAGCACTTAATCCTGATGTCGTTCATATTGCTACTGAAGGCCCGCTGGGCTGGGCAGCCCGTTCCTTATGCCTGCAATCAGGCTGGCCTTTTACCTCTGCATTTCATACAAAATTTCCAGAGATCTTTAATGCATCGGTCAAAGTCCCCGTTTCCTGGGGATATGCTCTGCTTAGACGCTTTCACCAACCTTCAGCAGGAGTGATGGTTCCGACACAATCTGTTTTATCTGGTTTGGAAAAGCGAGGTTTCCAGAATCTCAAACCTTGGACGCATGGAGTAGATACTGATTTATTTAAATATCATCACCGGTCCGTTTTTTTCCCAGCTTTAGGTACGATACCCAGACCTGTCGCATTATTTGTGGGCCGTATTTCATATGAAAAAAATATTGAAGCATTCCTGGAAATGGATTTTCGGGGAAGTAAGATCATTAGCGGGGCAGGACCACTGGAGAAGCAACTCAGGCAACGCTTTCCTGAGGTATATTGGTTGGGAATATTGCCACGCAATGAATTAGTTACGTTATATGCAAGTGCTGATGTTTTTGTATTCCCTAGCAAAGCGGACACCTTTGGATTGGTTCTACTTGAAGCGATGGCAACAGGTACACCTGTCGCTTGTTATCCTGTTGATGGTCCGTTAGAAGTGATTGGTAATAGCGGCGGCGGGGCCATGTCAAATGATCTGGAAGATGCCGTTTCAAAAGCCCTGCAAATTTCCCGGGAAGAAGCACGAGCAAGAGCCGAAGCTTTCAGCTGGTATGCTGCTGCGAAGGATTTTATTGATTATTTAGAACCTATTCGGTAA
- a CDS encoding GNAT family N-acetyltransferase, which produces MIAPLTFNSESSIFPQKIIPAPRAAPLISTDRVKKSNIVTTWAKRQSEVREAQKLRYEVFTDDMGAILPTHIPGFDIDDFDEYCEHLLVRDRETWQVIGTCRVLTPAQAQLAGRTYIEGEFDLSPLQPLREHMAELGRSCVHKDYRNGMVIRALSKALISFMILKKLSYLIGCVSIPMNMSLASNKRVCSGDVAASIWRQVRDRHMVETHYQVRPRFPLPVDCLDQSLKIDPPPLLKGYLRLGAKVLGKPAWDPHFNTADLPMLLQITDLPSRYRKHFLR; this is translated from the coding sequence ATGATTGCGCCACTTACATTTAATAGCGAATCATCTATTTTCCCACAAAAAATAATTCCAGCTCCGAGGGCTGCACCACTCATTTCTACAGATAGAGTGAAAAAATCCAATATCGTGACCACATGGGCAAAACGTCAAAGTGAGGTTCGTGAAGCGCAGAAGTTGAGATATGAAGTGTTCACAGATGATATGGGTGCAATTCTTCCCACTCATATTCCTGGTTTTGATATCGATGACTTTGATGAGTATTGTGAGCACTTACTCGTGCGAGATCGTGAAACCTGGCAGGTCATTGGCACTTGCCGCGTCTTGACCCCTGCACAAGCCCAGCTTGCAGGTCGAACATATATCGAAGGCGAATTTGATCTATCTCCCTTGCAACCGTTGCGAGAGCATATGGCTGAATTAGGCCGAAGCTGTGTGCACAAAGATTACCGTAATGGCATGGTTATCCGAGCGTTATCGAAAGCATTGATCAGCTTTATGATACTTAAGAAGTTAAGCTATCTGATAGGTTGCGTGAGCATACCGATGAATATGAGTTTAGCAAGCAATAAACGAGTATGTTCGGGAGATGTAGCTGCAAGTATTTGGCGCCAGGTTAGGGATCGGCATATGGTGGAGACTCACTATCAAGTCAGACCCCGTTTTCCCTTGCCGGTTGATTGCTTGGATCAATCTTTAAAAATTGACCCACCTCCCCTGCTTAAAGGGTATCTCCGCTTAGGGGCAAAAGTATTAGGAAAGCCTGCCTGGGATCCTCACTTTAATACTGCTGATTTGCCTATGTTATTGCAAATAACAGATTTACCAAGCCGCTACCGTAAACATTTTCTGAGGTAA
- a CDS encoding Hsp20/alpha crystallin family protein, translating into MKSAQRPPSSLQSKPSATQPSSTQPSIVARSDLLATVEDWLGNLGIRIGELSVMKLDLSENDTEYTILADIPGVNKENIKVDLESNRISIKVEKKKEVEQKEGERFISRERSWESISRSVRLDEEIDVNKAQARYENGVLTLTMPKKHVKAIKQLEIK; encoded by the coding sequence ATGAAAAGTGCCCAGCGCCCCCCTTCATCTCTGCAAAGTAAACCAAGTGCTACGCAACCATCTTCAACTCAGCCCAGTATCGTTGCTCGATCTGATCTACTTGCTACTGTTGAGGATTGGCTTGGTAACTTAGGCATACGTATAGGAGAGTTATCTGTAATGAAACTTGATTTATCAGAAAATGATACTGAATATACTATTCTTGCTGATATTCCTGGTGTAAATAAAGAGAATATAAAAGTTGATTTGGAAAGTAACCGTATTTCCATCAAAGTCGAGAAAAAGAAAGAGGTGGAACAAAAAGAGGGGGAAAGGTTTATCTCCAGAGAACGCTCTTGGGAATCTATTTCCCGTTCAGTCAGACTGGATGAGGAAATTGATGTGAATAAAGCTCAAGCTAGGTATGAAAATGGTGTGCTAACATTGACGATGCCAAAAAAACATGTGAAAGCTATCAAGCAGCTTGAGATCAAATAA
- a CDS encoding M14 family zinc carboxypeptidase yields MPATNTTNTLKQLLPELQQIEAMIHLGDRAGLSSQVLCHVSCDDGILPIYAITLGNRARTIPCITYVAGVHGLERIGTQVVIAFLEALLERLKWDQVLSDILQRVCINFLPLINPVGMLNYTRANGQGVDLMRNAPVDSHEKTIWLAGGHRISSYLPWYRGKASEGMQPEAQALCDFITREVFSAPFSLVLDCHSGFGTRNQIWFPYARSRLEPIKHLKEVFYLRKLFMQTYPYQDYLFEPQSQHYLVHGDLWDFLYLKSLASDHIFLPLTLEMGSWRWIRKNPLQLRQLQGLYHPIKPHRLNRVLRGHLILMEFLLHATLSYENWLIKSDSLELEQQARALWYT; encoded by the coding sequence ATGCCTGCTACTAATACCACTAATACCTTGAAACAGTTGTTACCTGAGCTACAACAAATTGAAGCAATGATTCATTTGGGTGATAGAGCAGGTTTAAGCAGTCAAGTGCTTTGTCATGTATCCTGTGATGATGGTATCTTGCCAATTTATGCCATAACACTCGGTAACAGGGCACGAACTATTCCTTGTATTACCTATGTTGCAGGTGTCCATGGGCTAGAGCGCATTGGAACACAAGTCGTTATTGCTTTTCTGGAAGCTCTGCTGGAACGCTTGAAGTGGGATCAGGTTTTGAGTGATATTCTGCAGCGGGTATGCATTAATTTTTTACCGCTCATCAATCCGGTTGGTATGCTTAACTATACCCGTGCGAATGGGCAAGGGGTTGACCTGATGCGTAATGCCCCGGTAGATAGCCATGAAAAGACCATCTGGCTGGCAGGGGGGCACCGGATTTCATCTTATTTGCCATGGTACCGTGGGAAGGCTTCTGAAGGGATGCAGCCTGAAGCACAAGCGTTATGTGACTTTATTACCCGGGAGGTTTTTTCTGCCCCGTTCAGCCTGGTTCTGGATTGCCATTCCGGTTTTGGGACACGTAATCAGATCTGGTTTCCTTATGCCAGAAGCCGACTTGAACCTATTAAACATTTAAAAGAAGTTTTTTATCTGCGTAAGCTTTTTATGCAGACTTATCCCTATCAAGATTATCTTTTTGAGCCACAATCACAACATTACCTGGTACATGGTGATCTTTGGGATTTTCTTTATCTGAAATCGTTGGCAAGTGATCATATTTTTCTGCCATTAACGCTGGAAATGGGGTCTTGGCGATGGATTCGCAAAAATCCGCTGCAGTTACGTCAATTACAGGGGCTTTATCATCCGATAAAACCACACCGGCTTAACCGAGTGCTGAGGGGTCATTTAATACTGATGGAATTTTTGCTACACGCGACTTTATCTTATGAAAACTGGCTTATTAAGAGTGACTCACTGGAATTAGAGCAACAAGCGCGGGCGCTGTGGTACACATGA
- a CDS encoding transposase — protein sequence MKRILDPRMGFSEAWFAAIYYESRLCVDSVTFTVHDISLFGNLHRWFFGNLHVDGLTLDLDSTIMTPYGNSKAQCEHNLHKHTRYSHHPFMAFIANTCIVANVCLGLDNGHSINNAFSFLDGSLDKLDGSQVVLLPADSGFSDSAFFDNLDWRDIHSLITLHLNQPLIASNEAL from the coding sequence ATGAAGCGGATTCTGGACCCACGAATGGGATTCAGTGAAGCGTGGTTTGCCGCAATCTACTACGAATCAAGGTTATGCGTCGATTCAGTTACTTTTACAGTTCATGACATCAGCCTGTTTGGTAATCTACACCGCTGGTTTTTTGGCAACCTTCACGTTGACGGATTAACATTGGATCTGGATTCAACAATAATGACCCCCTATGGCAACAGTAAGGCACAATGCGAGCACAATCTGCACAAGCACACGCGCTATTCTCATCATCCTTTCATGGCTTTTATCGCGAATACTTGCATAGTAGCCAATGTATGTCTAGGGCTCGACAACGGCCATAGCATTAATAATGCATTTTCCTTTTTGGACGGCAGTTTAGATAAGCTGGATGGTAGCCAGGTCGTGTTGCTTCCGGCTGATAGTGGTTTTAGTGACAGTGCGTTTTTCGATAATTTAGACTGGCGTGACATACATTCTTTGATTACCTTGCACCTCAATCAGCCATTAATTGCTTCTAATGAAGCTCTGTAA
- a CDS encoding alpha/beta fold hydrolase, producing the protein MKYSEHFVLIRGLLRETRHWGGFTEYLQQQFPHANIIMLDIPGNGRLHDVTSPKTIAGMTEALREKVSNNQPFRLIALSMGGMIAIDWMMRYPDEVEAAVLINTSARPLSPFYHRLRWAIYPHVIKMIFRSSLQKESDILTLTSNRHSHNSKLLATWQQWQQENPVSTVSARNQFLAALKFSVTSKPKQPVLIVASRADRLVDYRCSLKLAQTWQTNYMQHDTAGHDLSLDEPEWLANIIKQWFNSDFSSTAGI; encoded by the coding sequence ATGAAATATTCCGAGCATTTTGTATTGATTCGAGGATTGTTGCGTGAAACCAGACACTGGGGAGGGTTTACCGAGTATCTGCAGCAACAGTTTCCTCATGCGAATATTATTATGCTGGATATTCCTGGTAATGGTCGGTTGCATGATGTTACTAGCCCAAAAACGATTGCAGGCATGACAGAAGCATTGCGCGAGAAAGTGTCCAACAACCAGCCGTTCAGACTGATTGCACTTTCCATGGGAGGGATGATTGCGATTGATTGGATGATGCGCTATCCGGATGAAGTGGAAGCGGCCGTTTTAATCAATACCAGTGCCAGGCCGCTTTCACCGTTTTATCACCGTCTACGCTGGGCGATTTACCCCCATGTTATAAAAATGATTTTTCGGTCATCTTTGCAAAAGGAATCGGATATTCTGACTCTGACTTCAAATCGTCACAGCCACAACAGTAAATTGCTGGCGACCTGGCAACAATGGCAACAAGAAAACCCAGTGTCAACTGTCAGCGCGAGAAACCAATTCCTGGCTGCGTTAAAATTTTCGGTAACCTCCAAACCGAAGCAACCAGTACTTATTGTAGCCAGTCGGGCTGATCGCCTGGTCGATTATCGCTGTAGCCTGAAATTGGCGCAGACTTGGCAAACAAACTATATGCAGCATGATACGGCTGGCCATGATCTATCACTGGATGAGCCAGAGTGGCTGGCAAATATCATCAAGCAATGGTTTAACTCTGATTTTTCTTCAACTGCTGGAATTTAA
- a CDS encoding UDP-2,3-diacylglucosamine diphosphatase, with amino-acid sequence MNKLNGYFYANALKASILDNKDSSTIITKPRVRTVFISDIHLGTPGCQAQALLEFLRAYPSEQLYLVGDIIDGWQLRQGWYWPQSHNDVIQKLLRRVRKGCKVVYVPGNHDEFARQFLGHSFGGIEVVEEVIYQTVDGRKFWIIHGDYFDGVVQCAKWLAYVGDNLYELTLKLNRYLNSLRARLGMPYWSLSRYLKHKVKTAVSYVTSFEQAVAMEARHRGLDGVICGHIHHPEIRDINGITYCNDGDWVESLSALIEHFDGRIELVHWPQCQRELENQSSASVDDTLVIPDHMPATAKVKEKDEALA; translated from the coding sequence ATGAATAAGCTCAATGGTTATTTTTATGCTAATGCTTTAAAAGCTTCCATCTTAGACAACAAAGATTCTTCAACAATAATTACTAAACCCAGAGTTCGTACAGTTTTTATCTCCGATATTCATCTGGGTACCCCAGGTTGTCAGGCACAAGCCTTGTTGGAGTTTTTGAGAGCTTATCCAAGCGAACAGCTCTATCTAGTAGGAGATATTATCGATGGCTGGCAGTTACGCCAAGGTTGGTATTGGCCACAGTCTCACAATGATGTCATACAGAAGTTACTACGCCGTGTCCGGAAGGGTTGCAAGGTAGTGTATGTGCCAGGTAATCACGATGAGTTTGCCCGTCAGTTTTTGGGTCACTCTTTTGGTGGGATAGAAGTCGTAGAGGAAGTTATCTATCAGACTGTTGATGGTCGGAAATTCTGGATAATACATGGTGATTATTTTGATGGCGTTGTGCAGTGTGCTAAATGGCTTGCTTACGTCGGTGATAATCTTTACGAATTAACCTTAAAGCTCAATCGTTATTTGAATTCTCTTCGCGCTCGGTTAGGTATGCCCTATTGGTCGCTTTCTCGCTATCTTAAACATAAAGTCAAAACAGCAGTGAGCTATGTTACTTCTTTTGAGCAAGCCGTGGCTATGGAAGCACGTCATCGTGGGTTGGATGGTGTCATATGTGGACATATACACCACCCTGAGATACGCGATATCAATGGGATTACATACTGTAACGATGGAGACTGGGTCGAGAGCCTTTCGGCATTAATCGAACACTTCGATGGACGAATCGAACTCGTTCACTGGCCTCAGTGTCAGCGAGAGCTGGAGAATCAAAGTTCGGCTAGTGTGGACGATACTTTGGTTATCCCTGACCATATGCCTGCTACGGCAAAAGTCAAAGAAAAAGATGAGGCACTCGCATGA
- a CDS encoding IS110 family RNA-guided transposase: MAKFKQSKLELIHPNAAGIDIGSASHFVAVPPDRDNKPVREFKSFTADLNGLADWLEACEIDTVAMESTGVYWIPLYELLESRGLTVYLVNARHVRNVSGRKSDVLDCQWLQQLMSFGLMSGVFRPKDEICALRAISRQRDMLIRYQARHVQHMQKALAQMNIQLANVISDIVGETGQKIVRAIITGERDGHILANLKSNRIRAGKDEIEKSLVGNWREEHLFALKQAMSLYDAYSERLTECDRQLETMLAALQVHKVEICQKKRRSNVKNAPKFDLRAHLIGMCGVDLTRIDGIEVMTAMKVLSEVGADMSRFKSAKQFASWLGLCPGTKISGGKVLSGASKRTANRAAQALRMAAVSLKSSQSALGAYYRRLCGRLDKAKAITATAHKLARLIYTMLTKGTEYVDKGQEYYEERYRQRVLHHLTVRARKLGFNLTPVPEAT; the protein is encoded by the coding sequence ATGGCAAAGTTCAAGCAAAGTAAATTGGAGTTAATCCATCCGAATGCAGCGGGGATTGATATTGGCTCTGCGAGCCATTTTGTGGCGGTACCGCCGGATCGAGATAACAAGCCGGTAAGGGAATTCAAGAGTTTCACCGCAGACCTGAATGGTTTAGCGGACTGGTTAGAGGCCTGTGAAATTGACACTGTGGCAATGGAATCGACGGGGGTATACTGGATTCCACTGTATGAACTTTTGGAGTCGCGCGGGCTGACTGTGTATCTAGTAAATGCGCGGCACGTTAGAAATGTTTCTGGCCGGAAGTCGGATGTACTGGACTGCCAATGGTTACAGCAACTGATGAGCTTTGGGTTGATGTCTGGCGTATTCCGTCCGAAAGATGAGATATGTGCACTACGAGCCATATCTCGTCAACGCGATATGCTGATCCGTTATCAGGCGCGACATGTGCAACATATGCAAAAGGCTCTGGCGCAAATGAACATACAATTGGCGAACGTGATTTCGGATATTGTGGGCGAAACCGGTCAAAAGATCGTTCGTGCCATCATTACTGGTGAGAGAGATGGGCACATCCTGGCGAATCTCAAGAGCAATCGCATCCGGGCTGGCAAAGACGAGATTGAGAAATCGTTAGTCGGGAATTGGCGGGAAGAACACCTGTTTGCACTCAAGCAAGCGATGTCACTCTATGACGCCTACAGCGAACGACTCACCGAATGTGACCGGCAGCTTGAAACCATGCTGGCGGCACTTCAGGTGCACAAGGTAGAGATCTGCCAGAAGAAGCGCCGCTCCAATGTCAAGAACGCTCCCAAATTTGATTTGCGTGCCCATCTGATTGGCATGTGTGGGGTTGATTTGACGCGAATTGACGGCATCGAAGTGATGACTGCGATGAAAGTCCTGAGTGAAGTGGGCGCTGACATGAGCAGGTTCAAGAGTGCGAAGCAGTTTGCCTCGTGGCTTGGGTTGTGTCCTGGAACAAAGATATCGGGCGGAAAAGTGCTATCGGGGGCAAGCAAGCGCACAGCGAACCGTGCGGCTCAGGCACTGCGCATGGCGGCAGTTTCATTGAAATCCAGCCAGTCTGCACTGGGTGCCTATTACAGAAGATTATGTGGCAGACTCGACAAGGCAAAGGCAATCACAGCGACAGCACACAAACTGGCGCGCTTGATCTACACGATGCTAACGAAAGGAACCGAGTACGTCGATAAAGGGCAGGAGTACTATGAGGAGCGATATCGTCAACGCGTGTTGCATCATCTGACTGTTCGCGCTCGGAAGCTGGGGTTTAATCTTACCCCTGTTCCTGAGGCTACTTAA